Below is a window of Herpetosiphonaceae bacterium DNA.
GCCGAGTACGCCCGTTTCGATGACGAGTGGTTCGAGATCGAGGACGGCATCCGCGATCTTTCCCGGCAGAGCTACCGCGACATCGAAGACGCCATGAGTGATGTCAGATTCGCGCTCAACCAGCAGCCGGTCGATCCCCTCAAGGCGCAGGCCGCGCTCGAAGCCTTAGTCGCCGCCAATGATGCCTTCATCGATACGGCGGGCACGGCGATCACCTCCGGCGGCCAGGATGCGGCTCCGTCGACGCTCACACTTGGCGGCGTGCTGCCGAAGCTCGACGAAGCGCTTGAGGCCCTTGCGCGGGGCGATCTGGCGTATGCGAGCGCCGAAGTCGAAGAGTTCCGCGCGCTCTGGCCCGATGTCGAGGGCGTGGTCGCGGCGAACGATGGCGCGGTCTACCGCCGGGCCGAGGAGCTACAAGCGCAGGCTTCGGCGGAACTCAAGGCAGGCGCGGCGCAGCAGGCCGTGGCGACGCTGACCGAGCTAAAAACCGCGCTCCAGCCCTTCGCCCAGGCGACGCTGACCTATGGCATGTTCGACGCGACCAGCATTTTGCTGCGCGAAGGGCTTGAGGCCCTGCTGATCATCGCGGCGCTGCTGGCATTCCTGCAAAAATCGGGCAACGCCGACAAACGCCGCTGGATCTGGATCGGCGGCGCCGCAGGCGTGATCGCCAGCCTCCTCGCAGCCATCGCGATCCAGCAGCTTTTCAGCTCGTTGATCACCGGCGCGAATCGCGAGCTGATCGAGGGCATCACCGGG
It encodes the following:
- a CDS encoding FTR1 family protein — encoded protein: MLRAILVICAVLLMPRVAAAHEGTGNPHQDLYVVNNHVENAIAALRSGDAEQARAEYARFDDEWFEIEDGIRDLSRQSYRDIEDAMSDVRFALNQQPVDPLKAQAALEALVAANDAFIDTAGTAITSGGQDAAPSTLTLGGVLPKLDEALEALARGDLAYASAEVEEFRALWPDVEGVVAANDGAVYRRAEELQAQASAELKAGAAQQAVATLTELKTALQPFAQATLTYGMFDATSILLREGLEALLIIAALLAFLQKSGNADKRRWIWIGGAAGVIASLLAAIAIQQLFSSLITGANRELIEGITGLVAAALLFYVSYWLHSKTHLGGWQRYIKDKTSAALATGSLFSLASLAFLSVFREGAETALFYIGIAPAIALRDLLLGLGLGTAILIVIGVVMIGLGKHLPLKLFFQITSVLIWYLGFKFIGSGIRALQIARVVPETTASWLPSSEVLGLYPTWETTLPQMALVALAIGVVLWMRSLVREADRLNVPAKTSRNL